A window from Mangifera indica cultivar Alphonso chromosome 2, CATAS_Mindica_2.1, whole genome shotgun sequence encodes these proteins:
- the LOC123205294 gene encoding germin-like protein subfamily 1 member 17: MKGFLQTFVLLALTSSFVSAFDPSPLQDICVAIDEPKNAVFVNGKFCKDPNLAKAEDFFFSVKTPGNTTNPLGSNVTAVTVDQIRGLNTLGIAAARLDFAPHGEVPPHTHPRATEILVVLEGTLFVGFVTSDPNHTLISKVLNPGDVFVFPIGLIHFQVNIGKTNAVAFSGLSSQNPGVITIASAVFGSNPPINPDFLAKAFQLDVKVVKDLEEKFKMDN, from the exons ATGAAAGGTTTTCTACAAACTTTCGTTCTTTTGGCCTTGACTTCCTCATTTGTCTCCGCGTTTGACCCCAGTCCGCTTCAGGACATCTGCGTAGCCATCGATGAACCAAAGAACGCTG TGTTTGTGAATGGGAAGTTTTGCAAGGACCCCAACCTCGCCAAAGCTGAGGACTTCTTCTTTTCAGTTAAAACGCCAGGAAACACAACCAATCCACTTGGTTCAAATGTCACAGCTGTGACAGTAGACCAAATTCGAGGACTTAACACTCTTGGCATCGCAGCTGCCCGCCTTGACTTTGCACCTCATGGCGAAGTCCCACCTCACACTCACCCTCGTGCCACTGAGATTCTTGTTGTCTTGGAGGGCACTCTTTTTGTTGGGTTCGTCACTTCCGATCCCAACCATACACTTATAAGCAAAGTTCTTAACCCGGGTGATGTGTTCGTCTTCCCCATTGGTCTCATTCACTTCCAAGTCAATATCGGAAAAACAAATGCTGTTGCTTTCTCTGGTTTGAGCAGTCAGAACCCCGGTGTGATTACCATTGCCAGTGCTGTGTTTGGATCAAATCCTCCGATTAATCCAGATTTTCTTGCCAAGGCCTTCCAGTTGGATGTGAAAGTGGTGAAAGATCTTGAGGAAAAATTTAAGATGGATAATTAG
- the LOC123205302 gene encoding germin-like protein subfamily 1 member 17, giving the protein MKSFIQAFIFLALASSFATAFDPSPLQDFCVAIDEPKNAVFVNGKFCRDPKLVKAEDFHFSVKMPGNTNNAVSSNVTAVNVNQIPGLNTLGISAARIDFAPYGQNPPHTHPRATEILVVLEGTLLVGFITSDPNHTLISKVLNKGDVFVFPIGLIHFQFNIGKTNAVAFAGLSSQNPGVITIANAVFGSNPPINPDFLAKAFQLDVNMVKDLQKKF; this is encoded by the exons ATGAAAAGTTTTATTCAAGCTTTTATCTTCTTGGCCTTAGCTTCCTCATTTGCCACCGCATTTGATCCCAGTCCTCTTCAGGACTTCTGTGTAGCCATCGATGAACCAAAGAACGCTG TGTTTGTGAATGGTAAGTTCTGCAGGGATCCCAAGCTCGTCAAAGCTGAAGACTTTCACTTTTCAGTTAAGATGCCTGGAAACACAAATAATGCAGTTAGTTCTAATGTTACAGCCGTAAATGTCAATCAAATTCCAGGACTTAACACTCTTGGCATATCAGCTGCCCGCATTGACTTTGCACCTTACGGCCAAAACCCACCTCACACTCACCCTCGTGCCACCGAGATTCTTGTTGTCCTGGAGGGTACTCTTCTTGTTGGGTTCATCACTTCCGATCCCAACCACACACTCATCAGCAAAGTTCTTAATAAGGGTGATGTGTTCGTGTTCCCCATTGGTCTTATCCACTTCCAATTCAATATCGGAAAAACAAATGCTGTTGCATTTGCTGGTTTGAGCAGCCAAAACCCCGGTGTGATTACTATTGCCAACGCCGTATTTGGATCAAATCCTCCAATTAATCCAGATTTTCTTGCCAAGGCTTTCCAGTTGGACGTAAacatggtgaaagatctccagaAAAAGTTCTAG